The sequence GCGCGGGCGGGCGCCGGAACGGCCGGGAGCGACGGGGCGCGGGCGGCCCGGATCGCCCCGCCGGCCCGGGCGACGAGCCGCGGCGCGCCCCACACGATCAGCCACGCGACCAGCGTCACCGCCAGGCCCGCGACGACGTCGAGGACGTAGTGGTTGCCCGTCGCGACGACCGTCACGGCGATCAGGGGCGCCCAGGCGGCGCCGAGGACGCGCCCGACCGGCGTGCGCGCCGTCGACGCCAGCGCGGCGGCCACGGCGAACGCGAAGGCCGCGTGCATGCTGGGCACCGCGGCGAGCGGGTTGTAGAAGAGCTGCGCGATCGGGGACGTCAGCGTGTGCGAGCCGCTCAGGGTGATGGTGTCGGCGATGCCGGTCCCCGCCAGCCGCGGCGGGGCGACCGGCAGCAGGGCGGCGACGGGCGTCGCCAGGATCCAGCCGACCACGAGCGTCTCCCACAGCCGGGCCCCGGCGGTCCGCGAGCGCCGCGTCACCCAGACGAGGGCCGCCGGCGTCACGACGAACTGCGCCGCCAGGTACACGTGGTTGAGCACGAAGACGAGCGCGGGCACGTCGAGCGCCGTCTGCACGCTGCCCTCGAAGCCCAGGCCGAGCGTGCGCTCCAGGTCGACGAGCCCCAGCGCGTTGGCGTGCGCCGCCACCTCGTCGGTGCCGCCGGTCCAGCGGGCCGCGGCGTACGCCGCGTAGGCCAGGGCCGCGACCAGGACGATGCGCTGCCACGTCCACCGCACGAAGACGGGCGCCGGCGCCGCGGCCGACGCGGCCGTCAGCGGGGCCGGGCCGTCGCCGCCCCGGCCGGCGGGCTCGGGGGCGATGGCGGACGACGACGACATGGGACCGCCGAACCTACCACGGTCTCTGCACCTGCAACTACCGTTGGGAGCAGTCGCACACCCGATCGTCGGTCAGGCGTCGAGCTGATCGAGCGTGCACGCGGCCGGCGGCTTGTCGTCCCGCCAGCGCTCGAGCTTGGCGCCGTGGCGGATCCGGCCGCCGCTGACCTGGTCGAACGACACCTCGACGACGAGCTCGGGCCGCAGCTCCACCCACTCGAGCTCCTTGTCCGACTTCCAGCGGCTCGGCTCGCCCTGCTGGACCACCCCGGTGCCGTACGGCTCGAGCTCGGCGCGCAGCTCGCGCTTGCGCTTGGCCGTGAAGCTCGACGTGTGGCCGACCGTGCGCAGCGCGCCGTCGGGCGCGTACAGGCCCAGCACGAGCGAGCCCACCGTCCCCTCCTCCTTGCCCGGCCGCCAGCCCTGCACGACGCAGTCGATGGTGCGCTTGCGCTTGACCTTCACCATCCCCTTCCGCTCGCCCGGCAGGTACGGGGCATCGAGCTCCTTCGCCACGACGCCCTCGGTGCGCTGGAGCCAGCCCTCCGCCTCCTCCGGCGTGCGGACCGCCGGGGTGATCGACACGCTCGAGTCGCCGAACGCCGGGGCGGCGAGGAACCGCTCCAGGGCGTCGCGCCGCTCGGCGAACGGCCGGTCCAGCAGCGAGACGGTGTCGAGCGCCAGCAGGTCGAAGGCGACGTAGCGGGCGGGGGTCTGCTCGGCCAGCATCGCGATCCGCGACGCCGCCGGGTGGATGCGCTGCGAGAGCGCGTCGAAGTCCTGGTTCTCCGGCACCGTCGCGGCCTCGCCGGCGGCGTCGTCCTCGCGCAGGTCGATGACGATCTCGCCGTCGAGGACGTAGCGGCCGGGCGGGAAGCGCAGCTCGGGGAAGTAGCGGTCGAGCGGCTTCCCGGCGCGCGAGACGATCCGCACGGCGTCCTCGGCGTCCGCGTCGCCGTCGTCCGGGACGTCGACGAAGACGAGCGCGCGGAAGCCATCCCACTTCGGCTCGTACGACCAGCCGCCGCCGGTCGGCAGACCCGCGCGGGCGCGGGCGAGCTGCGGGGCGAGCGGCGGGGCGACGGGCAGGCTCACGGTCGCGCCAGCGTAGCCGCCGTCCGTCCCCGCGTGGGAGGGCCGCACGCCGCGGTGCGCCGGGCGCCCGCGCCCGGCCGCCGCGCTCAGGCGCCCGGCCGCAGCGTCACGCGGGTGGCGCGGCGCTGGCGGTTGCCCGCGCCGTCCTCGGCGCGCAGCGTCAGCGTGTAGCGACGGCCCGGGCGCAGGCCCTTCGCGGTGACGCCCCAGTTGGCGCCGCCGATCGCCTCGGCCGTCAGCCGCTGGGCGTGCGTGCGTCCGCAGCGGCGGGCCCGCGTGCGGCAGGCGACGGGCGTGCGCCAGCGCAGCGTCGCGGCGACGCGCCGGACCCCCGTGGACGGCAGGGGGTCGGTGACGGCGACGTTGACGACGCAGCGCGTGCGCCCGCAGTCCTGGGCCGCCACGCGCGACGTCGGGCGCTCCGCGTCGCGCGGGTCGGAGGAGGACGAGCCGGCGTCCGGGGCGTCGCCGCCCAGCCCCGCGGCGTGCCGCACGAAGCCGCCGACGGCGGGGTCGGCGATCCGTGCGTACAGGCCCGGCCGGTTCGCCTGCGCGCACCCGCTGCCGAGGCTGACGATGCCGACGAGCGCGGGCGTGCCGCCGACGAGGGCGGTCAGCGGGCCGCCGCTGTCGCCCTGGCAGGCGTCGACCCCGCCCGCGCGCTCGCCGGCGCACAGGACGCGGCGGGTGATCCGCACGCCGACGCGGGCGTACGCGCGGGCGCAGGAGCCGTCGTCCACGACGTGGGTGGTGGCGGCCTGCAGCGTCTGCGGGTAGTCGGAGCGCCCCGTGCCGACCTCGGGCTGCGGCGCCTGGTTGCCCCAGCCGGTGACGGTGACCGGGTCGCCGGTGCGCGCGACGAGCGCGGCCTGCTCGGGCGTGACCGGCGCGATCGGCGCGATCGCGGTCGTGCCGTCCGCGACGGGCGTGCCGGTGTAGAGCGGCGCGTCGAGCGTCAGCACGGCGGCGTCGCCGTCGAGCGTGCCGAGCACGAACCCCGGGCGGATGGCGACGCTCCGCACGCCGGCGTCGCGGGCGGTCGCGACCTCGGGCTCGCCCGCGCGGCGCAGGCGGGTGACGCCGGCCAGCACCCGCAGGCGCGAGACGGGCCGCACCGTGCCGCGCTCCTGGTCGAAGACGCAGTGGGCGGCGGTTGCGACGTGGGTGGCGTCGAGGATCGCGCCGCCGCAGAACTGCCCCAGGAACGGGGAGGCCTGGGCGCCGCCGAGCGTGGGGTCGTAGATCGCGGCCTGGTACGGGGCGCGGGTGATCGCGACGGGGGCGCCGCCGACGATCCGCTCGCCGGCCCGGCGCTCGCCCGCGACGGCGGGCGCGGCGGCGAGCAGCGCGGCGGCCGCGGCGAGCAGCGCGACCCGCGGCGTCGCCGTGCGGGCCGCACGGCGGATCGACGGGCGCGGAGCGGCGAGGCGGCGCGGGGGATGGGGGCGGAGGCGGGGCACGCGGGACGTCGGTGCGTGGGGACGCAGGGACACGATCCCAGCCTTCCCGCCGCCCGGTCGAAGTCCTTCCGGGCGTGCGCGGGTGCACGGACCCGCCCACGGCGGGCGGGGACGGGGCGGGGCGCCGGCGGCCGCGCTCGGGTCTCGGCCGTCGCCCAGCGCCCGCCCAGCGCCCGCCCAGCGTCCTCCCAGCCGCGGACGGGACCGTGACGGCATGAGCTACCTCGTTCGCATCCGCCGCACCGTCCCGGCCCTCCTGATCGCCGGCGCCGCCGCCCTCGGCGTCGTCGGCTGCGGGGCCTCGTCCGACGCCGGGACGACGAACGCCGCGGCGACCACCGCGGCGTCCGCGCCCGGCGCGCGCCCGGCCGGCCAGGCCCCGCAGGGCGGTGCGCCCGGCGCCCTGTCGACGAGCGACCTGCAGGCCGCCGCGAAGGAGCTCGGCGTCACGACCCCCAAGCTGCAGGCCGCGATGGAGGCCGCGCGGCCCAGCGGCCGGCCGGAGACCCAGGCCGGGTCGGGGGCCGCGCCGAGCGCCGGAACGGGATCCGGCGACGACCCGCGGACCGCGATGTACGCGGCCGTCGCGAAGGCGCTGGGCCTGGCGGCGAGCGACGTCCGGGCCGCCCTCGCCGACGTGCTGCCGAGCGGCGGCCCCGGGGGCGCCGGCGCACCGCCGCAGGGCGCCACGCCCGACGGCTCGGGTGCGGCGGGCGCCGCCGGCGGCACGAGCACCACGACGGGCACCGCGACGTCGTCCTGACGTCCTGCACCGGACACCACGGGGCCGCGTCCGCGGCCCGGCAGCGCAGCACGAGCCGGCGGGGCTTCCCCGCCGGCTCGCGGCCGTCCGGGGGGAGGAGGGCGGCGCGCCGCCTTCTCAGCCAGCCCCCAGGAGCGCCCCAGCCCGCTCCCGCACCCCGGCCGCACCGTGGAGGCATGCCTTCCGCGACCGCTCGCTCCGCCCCCCACGACGGCCTCGCGCCCGCCGGGCCCGACCGCCGCCCGCCGGTCGTCGAGGTCGTCGTCCCCGTCCACGACGAGCAGGCCGCGCTGCCCGGGTCGATCCGTCGCCTGCACGAGCACCTGAGCACCGCCTTCCCGTTCGCGTGGCGGATCGTCGTCGTCGACAACGCCAGCACGGACGCCACGCCGCAGGTCGCCCGCGCGCTGGCCGACGACCTGCCCGGCGTCCGCGTCGTGCGCCTGGACGAGAAGGGCCGCGGCCGGGCGCTGCGCGCGGCGTGGACGGCCAGCGACGCCGACGTCCTCTGCTACATGGACGTCGACCTGTCGACCGACCTGCGAGCGCTGCTGCCGCTCGTCGCGCCGCTCGTCTCCGGGCACAGCGACCTGGCGATCGGCTCGCGGCTGGCGACGGGCTCCAACGTCGTCCGCGGCCCGAAGCGCGAGCTGATCTCGCGCGCGTACAACCGGATCCTGCGGCTGTCGCTCCACGCGCGGTTCACGGACGCGCAGTGCGGCTTCAAGGCGATCCGCGCCGACGTGGCGCAGCGGCTGCTGCCGCAGGTGCGCGACCAGGCGTGGTTCTTCGACACCGAGCTGCTCGTCCTGGCCCAGCGGCAGGGCCTGCGGATCCACGAGGTGCCCGTGGACTGGGTCGACGACCCGGACTCGCGCGTCGACCTCGTGCGCACCGCGGCGGACGACCTGAAGGGCGTCGCGCGGCTGCTGGCGACGGCACCGATCACGCGGTTCCTGGCGATCGGCGTGGTGTCGACGCTCGCGTACGCGCTGCTCTACCTGCTGCTGCGCCCGGGCCTGGGCGCGGGGGTCGCGAACGTCGCCGCGCTCGCGGCGACCGCCGTGGCGAACACGCAGGCCAACCGGCGCTTCACCTTCCGCGTCCGCGGCCGGCGGCACCTGGCCCGCCACCACGCGCAGGGCGCCGCCGTCTTCGTGCTGACGGTCCTGCTGACGAGCGGCGCGCTCGCCGTGCTCCACGCGGTCGACCGCGCCCCCGCCCGCGTCGTCGAGCTCGCCGTCCTCGTCGGCGCCAGCGTGCTCGCCACCGTCTCGCGCTACGTGGCCCTGCGCTTCTGGGTCTTCGCGCACCCCGAGGCCCGCGCCCGCGCCGCCGCGCCCACCGCCCTCGCGACGCCGGCCGAGGCCGGCGAACGCGCCTGATCCCCGACCCCGACCCCTTCGGAACGACCTCCTCCATGGCCACCCATCCCCCGATCGAGCGTCCGCTGGATGCCCGCCCCGACCCGCCGCACACGACCGCCGGCCCCGAGCCTGCGGCCCCGTCCTCGCGCGCCCGTCGCCTGGCGCTCGCCCTGCGCGCGCGCCCCGAGCTCGTCGCGCTGCTCGTCCTCGCCGCCGTGCTGCACCTGTGGGCGCTCGACCGCAACGGCACGGCGAACGCCTACTACGCCGCCGCGGTGCGCTCCATGACGCAGTCCTGGAACGCCTTCCTCTTCGGCACCTTCGACGGCGCCGGCGTGATGACCGTCGACAAGCCGCCCGCCGCCCTGTGGGTGCAGGCGCTGTCGGCGCGGGTCTTCGGCTTCTCGTCGTGGAGCCTGCTCGTGCCGCAGGCCCTCATGGGCGTCGCGACGGTCGGACTGACGTACGACCTGACCCGCCGGCGCTTCGGCCGGATCGCGGGCGGCGTCGCCGGCCTGGTCCTCGTCCTCACCCCGATCAGCGTCGCGATCTCGCGGCACGACAACCCGGACGCGCTGCTGATCCTGTGCGTCGTCGGCGCGCTGTGGGCGACCGTCCGCGCGCTCGAGGGCGGCCGCACGCGGTGGCTCGTCCTGGCGGGCGTGCTCGTCGGCCTGGGCTTCGAGACGAAGATGGCCGCGGCGCTCATGGTCGTCCCCGGCCTCGTCGCCGCGTACCTGTGGGTCGCCCCGCGGGGCCGTTGGGCCGCGGCCCGGCAGACGGCGGCGTTCGGCGCCGCGGCCACGGTCGTCGGCCTGGCCTGGCCGGTCCTGGTCTGGCTGACCCCGGCGGGCTCCCGCCCGTGGATCTCGGGCACGAACGACAACTCGATCTGGTCGCTGATCCTGGGCTACAACGGCCTGGGGCGGCTCTTCGGCCAGGACGGCGGGCCGGGCGGCGGCGCACGTGCGGGCGCGGCCGGCGGCCCCGGCGGCGGAGGCGGCGGCATGGGCGGCGTGTTCGGCGGCGATCCCGGGCCGCTGCGGCTGCTCAACGACGCGCTCGGCGGCCAGGCCGGCTGGCTGCTGGGCCTGGCGCTCGTCGCCGGCGCGGGTCTGCTCGTCCTGACCCGCCTGCGGCGCAGCGACGCGCGGACGGGGTGGCTCGTCGCGGTCGGCGGCGCGTGGCTGGTCACCGCCGTGGCGTTCAGCCGCGCGGAGGGCATCTTCCACCCGTACTACGTGTCGGCGCTGGCGCCGTTCACCGCGGCCCTCGTGGGCGCGGGGATCGGGACGATCGCCCGCGGCGGCCCGACCGCCCGGACCCTCGGGCCGCTGGCGATCGCCGGCGGCGTCGCGACCGAGCTCGTGGTCCTGCACCGCAGCGCGACCGACCTGGGCTGGATGACGCCCGTCCTGCTGGTCGGCGGCGTGGTCGCCGCCGTGGCCCTGGCCGTCGGCCGTGGCGGCGGGCGGGTGCGCGGCGCCGCGCTCGGCACGATCGTCGCCCTGCTCCTCGTCGCCCCGGGCGCGTGGGCGGTCCAGACCCTCGGCCACGCGACGAGCAGCACGTTCCCCGCGGGCGGCCCCGCGTCGGCCGGGATGGGGATGGGCGGGCCCGGGGGCGGCCGCGGCGGGATGCGCGGCGGCCCGGGCGGGATGCCCGGCGGCGCGCCCCCGGCCGGGGCGATGCCGGGCGGCGCCCCGGGCGCGGCCGCGGGCGGCACGACCGGGGCCGCACCCGGCGGCGGGACGAGCGGCACGACCGGGTCGCCGTCCGGCACGGCCCCGACGCCCGGTGCGGCCGGGCGGACGACCGGGACGGCCGGCGGGCGCGGCGGTCCGGGCGGCGGCGGGATGTTCGGCGGCGACACGCAGTCGCTGAGCGCTGCGCGGCGCTACGCGCAGGCCCACGGCGGCGGGACCGTCGTCGTCGCGAGCCAGAGCGGGGCCGCCACGCAGATCCTGAGCAGCGCGGGGAGCGCCCAGGTGGCCGGAATCGGCGGGTTCTCCGGTAGCGAGAGCGCGGTCACCGCCGACTGGCTGGCCGACGCCGTGGCGTCGGGGAAGGTCCGCTGGTTCCTGGCCGCGAGCGGCGGGGGGATGGGCGGCCGCGCCGACGGCCGGGTCGGCGCCACCGCCATCTCGGCGATCGTCGAGCGGGTGGGCAAGCAGGTCGCGAGCGTCGACGGCCTGTACGACCTGCAGGGCCTGGCGGCGCAGCTGCGCGCGGCGGGCTGAACGGCGTCGTCGACGGGCCCGGGGCGGCGCTCGCCCCGGGCCCGCCTCGCGGACCGGGTGCCCGGACGAGCGCGACGCGCGGCCTCGGGGGCGCCGCGCCTGCGGCCGGACCTGCCGCCGCCGGACCTGCCCCCGGAGCGCGGGGCCGCGGCCTGGCACGCGCGTCCCGGCCGGCGTGGCAGCTCAGCGGGTGCGCAGCTTCGCGCTCGTGACGCGGGACGCGTTGCCGGCGGCGTCCGTGGCCGTCAGGGCGACGCGCACCGTCGTCCGGCGCGGCAGGCGCGGGGTGGCGAGCAGGTAGGTGTCGCCCCCGGCGCGCTGCGCGGCGATCGTCCGGGTCGTGGTGCGGACGCACGTCGCGCGGCGGCCGCGCTTGCGGCAGGAGACCTTCGTCGACCACCGCAGCGTGGCGCGCACGCGGCTCACGCCGTCCGTCGGAGGCGGGTCGACGACGGACGTCTTCACGTGACAGCGCGACCTCGTGCACGTGCGCGACAGCACGCGGACCGTCGGCGCCGCCGTGTCCGCCTTCGGCTGGGGGACGGCCGGCGTGACGGGCACCGTCGGCACCGGCGGCGGGACGGGGGCCGGCGTCGGAGCCGGGGTCGGCGCGGGCGTCGGCCCGGGCTGCTCGATCTGCGCCGCGCACAGGACGCCGTCGGGGGCGATCCCCGGTGTAGGGGCCCGCGTCGCGGACGGGTCCGCCGGCAGTCCGGCCGCCTGCCGCACGAACGCGGTCAGGTCGCGGTCGGCGACGCGGGCGTACACGCCAGGGCAGGTCGGGGCGGCGCATCCTGCTCCGAAGCTGACGACGCCGGCCAGCGCGCGCACGCCGCCCACGGACGCGGCCAACGGGCCGCCGCTGTCACCCTGGCAGGAGTCCTTCCCGGTCTCCCCGGCGCACAGCATCCGCCCGGTGAGTCCGCCGGCGTACGCCGCCTGGCACCGCTCGTCCGCCACGGTCGGGATGGAGACGCCGCGCAGCGTCGTCGGGTAGACGCCGGGCGAGGCGTCGTCGGGGGCCCGCTGGGTCGTGTCTCCCCAGCCGCTCGCGAACACGGAGGTCCCGGCGCCGATGGTCGCCGCCTGCGTGCCCGTGGCCAGCGGCAGCGGCGCGATGGCCGTCGCGCCGTCGCCGGTCGGCGACCCCGCATACAGGTCCGAGGCGAGGGTCAGCACCGCGACGTCGCCGTCGTACGTCTCGGGGTCGTAGCCCGGGTAACGGGCGATGGCGACGACGGCCACGTCGCGCCCGGGGGCCGGCACGGTGACCGCCGCGTCCGGCAGCGTCGTCGTGCCCGCCACCACGCGGATGGACGCGGTCGACGTCACGGGCGCGCCCGGCTCGTCGGCGGTCACGCAGTGGGCGGCGGTGACGACGACGCGCGGCGCGACGATGGTCCCGCCGCAGAACTGGCCCCACCAGATGCTCGGCGCCTCGCCCGGGGCGGGCTGCGCCTCCGGGTTCCACAGCGCCACCTGGTACGGCGCCGTGCGGATGTCGATGGGCGCGCCGCCGACGATGCGTGGCGTGGCGCGGTGCCCGGTCGCCGACGCCGCGGCCGGGACGAGCAGGGAGAGGAGGCCGAGCAGGAGCGCGGCGGTCGCGGCGGCGAGGGAAGCCGGGACGCGACGGGCGGATGGACGCATGAGGACGGACGAGGGTAGCCGCCGCGCCCGGGCGGGGTGCACGCCGTAGACGGACGTCGCACCGTGCGTGCGGCGCCGCTCGGGGGCCTGGGCCCGTGGCGTTCCGCGTGCTCGGGCCCGGCGCGTGCCGGCCCGCCGCGGCGGCCGTCGCGCGCCGGGCGGTCAGTCGCCCGGCCGGCGGGGGTTGCCGATCCCGTCGCGCCGCTGCCGGCGCCGCAGGCCCAGGTCCATCACGAGGAAGAACACGGCCATGAAGGCCCCGAAGACGACCGCCTTCCCGGTCCCGCCACCGGTCACGGCCCACAGGAGCCCCGCGACGATCCCGCCGACGAGCGCGCCGAGCACGACCTGCAGCGTCGTGCGGCGGTCGACCGGCGGCTCGGCGTCGCGTCGCCCGCCGAGGCCGAAGTACGTGCGGATGCGATCGATCGTCGACGCCATGGGCACCTTGTACCACCTTCGGGGGCGCGCGCGGACGGCGTACGGCTCCAGGACGGGGGCGGCAGACGGCGCGCAACGCTCCCAGGATCCTCCAAGCCTCGGCCGCGATACTCCGTCCGTGGCCACTCCCGAAGCCCCCGCGCAGCGCGTGCTGGTCGTCGACGACGAGCCGAACATCGTCGACGTCGTCTCCATGGCGCTGCGCTTCCAGGGCTTCGAGGTCGCGACGGCCGGGACGGGCGAGGAGGCGCTCGCGCAGGTCGACGCGTTCCGTCCGCAGATCATGGTCCTCGACGTGATGCTGCCCGACATGACGGGGTTCGACGTCGCGGATCGCCTGGGCGCGCAGCGCGGCCACGTGCCGATCGTCTTCCTGACCGCCCGGGACGCGACCGAGGACAAGCTGCGCGGCCTGACGTCGGGCGGCGACGACTACGTCACGAAGCCGTTCTCGCTCGAGGAGCTCGTCGCCCGCATCCGCGTGATCCTGCGCCGCACCGGGCAGCAGGCCGACGACGGGGCGGTCCTGCAGTTCGAGGACCTCGAGATGGACGAGGACACCCGCGAGGTCACGCGCGGCGGCGCCCCCGTCGAGCTGACGGACACGGAGTACCGGCTGCTGCGGTTCTTCCTGCGCAACCCGCGCCGCGTGCTGACGCGCGCGCAGATCCTCGACCACGTCTGGGACTACGACTTCGGCGGCGACGCCCGGGTGCTCGAGACGTACGTGTCGTACCTGCGCAAGAAGCTCGACGCGGCCGTGGGCGGCGACGCCCCCGCGCTCATCCACACCGCCCGCGGCGTCGGCTACGCCCTGCGCGCGCCGAGGCGCTGACGTGTCGCTGCGCGCGCGTCTGACCCTGACGCTCTTCGTCATCACCGCCGTGGCCATGGTCGGCCTGGCGGCGATCACGTACACGAGCCAGCGCTCCGCCCTGATCGACCAGGTCGACGCGAGCCTGTGGTCGATGGGCCAGGGGGTGCAGGCCGAGCTGTGGCGCGAGAACCGGCCGGTCGGCGCGCGGGCCGCCTGGGGGCCGGGCGAGGACGCCGACGACGTGCACCGCGGGCCGAACCTGCAGCCCGGCACGTACGGGGAGTGCCGCGACGCCGCCGGCCGGGCCGTCGGCGACAGCGTCGGGCCGCTTCCGGTCTACGGCGCGCCCTCGACGTCGATCCCGCGGCCGCAGCTCCCCGCCGTGCTGCGGGGCGAGCGCACCTTCACCAGCGGCGCCGTCGGCGACGACGACCTGCGCTACCGCGTGCTGGTCACCCCCGTCCGAGCGGGCCCCGGCCCGGGCGGCCCGGCCCGCTCCGCCTCGTGGACCGCGGACGGCGAGCCGGTCGCCTACGCCGTCTCCGCCGTGCCGCTGGCCGACGTCGACGCGACCCTCTCGCGCCTGCTGCGGACCGAGGCGATGGTCATCGGCGGCGCGCTCGCGCTGCTCGTGGCGCTCGCGTGGCTGATCGTCCGCGTCGGGCTGCGGCCGCTGGACCGGATGGCGACGACGGCCGGCGAGATCGCCGCGGGACGCCTGGACCAGCGCGTGGAGGAGACCGCCCCCGGCACCGAGGTCGGGCGCCTGGGCCGGGCGCTGAACGGGATGCTCGGGCGGCTGGAGCGGGCGTTCCGCGAGCGCGAGGCCAGCGAGGAGCGGCTGCGGCAGTTCCTCTCCGACGCCTCGCACGAGCTGCGCACGCCCCTCGCGTCGATCCGCGGCTACGCCGAGCTGTTCCGCGTCGGCGCGGTGCGCGAGGAGCAGGACGTGCGCAAGGCGATGGGCCGGATCGAGGACGAGGCCGCGCGGATGGGGACGCTCGTCGAGGAGCTGCTCGTGCTCGCGCGCCTGGACGAGGAGCCCGAGCGCAGCGTCAGCCCCGTCGACCTGTCCACCCTGGCCGAGGATGCCGTCGAGGACGCGCGCGCCACCGCGCCCGACCGCGCGATCACGGCGGACGTGTCGGGCGAGGCGGTCGTCCTGGGCGACGACGGCCAGCTGCGGCAGGTCCTCGCCAACCTGGTCCGCAACGCGCTCGTCCACACGCCCGACGGGACGCCGATCGAGGTCGCCGTGCGGCGCGCCGGCACCGACGTCGAGCTGCACGTGCGCGACCACGGCCCCGGGCTGCCGACGGACGACCCGCAGGCGATATTCGGCCGCTTCTGGCGCTCCGAGGGCGGCCGCACGCGCGGACGCGGCGGCGCCGGCCTGGGGCTGGCGATCGTCGCGGCCGTCGTCGAGGCGCACGGCGGGACGGTAGGCGCGCGGGACGCCGACGGCGGCGGCGCGTGCTTCGTCGTGCGCCTGCCCGCCGCACCCGACGACGACGGCGCCGACGCGACGGGCGACGCGGCCTAGCGGAGCGGCCGGCGCGGCGGTGATGAGCTTCCGGCCCCGGCGCCGTCCTACCCACCATGAGCCCCACCTCCACCACCGACCGCGACGCCTTCGAGGCGCAGGTGCGCCGCCACGCCCGCGAGCTGCACGTCCACTGCTACCGGATGACCGGCTCGCTCGAGGAGGCCGAGGACCTCGTCCAGGAGACGTTCCTGCGCGCCTGGCGCAAGCGGGGCCAGCTCGCCGACCGGACGGCGCTGCGCGCCTGGCTGTACCGGATCGCGACGAACGCCTGCCTGGACGCCCTGGACAAGCGCCCCCGGGCGGCGACGGCCGACGGCGAGATCCTGTGGCTGCAGCCCTATCCGGACGCGCTGCTCGACGAGCTGCCCTCGGGCGACGACGGGCCCGAGGCGGCCACCGTGGCGAAGGAGACGATCGAGCTGACGTTCCTCACCGCGATCCAGCACCTGGCGCCGCTGCCGCGCGCCGTGCTCGTCCTGCGGGACGTCCTGGACCTGTCGGCGCGCGAGACCGCCGAGATCCTCGAGACGACGGTCGCGTCCGTGAACTCGGCGCTGCAGCGCGCGCGGGCCGGCGTGCGCGAGCACCTGCCCGAGCCGCGCGCGGAGTGGCGGCCCGGGCAGGAGGGGTCGGCGGCGCAACGCGACCTGCTCGCCCGGTACGTCGCGGCGACGGAGCGCGTCGACCTGCAGGCGCTGCTGCCCGTCCTGCACGAGGACCTGCGCTTCTCGATGCCCCCGCAGCCCGGCACGTGGGACGGCCGGGACGCGGTGGTGCAGGCGTGGATCGACGGCGGCTTCGGCACCGAGGCGTTCGCGACGCTGCGCTGCCTGGTCACCGCCTGCAACCGCCAGCCGGCCGTCGCCGCCTACGTCCGCGCGCCGGGCACCGACGCGTTCCGCCCGCTGGCGCTCGACGTCCTGCGCGTCGAGGACGGCCGGGTGCGCGAGATCGTCACGTTCGAC comes from Patulibacter sp. SYSU D01012 and encodes:
- a CDS encoding serine protease; this translates as MRPSARRVPASLAAATAALLLGLLSLLVPAAASATGHRATPRIVGGAPIDIRTAPYQVALWNPEAQPAPGEAPSIWWGQFCGGTIVAPRVVVTAAHCVTADEPGAPVTSTASIRVVAGTTTLPDAAVTVPAPGRDVAVVAIARYPGYDPETYDGDVAVLTLASDLYAGSPTGDGATAIAPLPLATGTQAATIGAGTSVFASGWGDTTQRAPDDASPGVYPTTLRGVSIPTVADERCQAAYAGGLTGRMLCAGETGKDSCQGDSGGPLAASVGGVRALAGVVSFGAGCAAPTCPGVYARVADRDLTAFVRQAAGLPADPSATRAPTPGIAPDGVLCAAQIEQPGPTPAPTPAPTPAPVPPPVPTVPVTPAVPQPKADTAAPTVRVLSRTCTRSRCHVKTSVVDPPPTDGVSRVRATLRWSTKVSCRKRGRRATCVRTTTRTIAAQRAGGDTYLLATPRLPRRTTVRVALTATDAAGNASRVTSAKLRTR
- a CDS encoding response regulator transcription factor; protein product: MATPEAPAQRVLVVDDEPNIVDVVSMALRFQGFEVATAGTGEEALAQVDAFRPQIMVLDVMLPDMTGFDVADRLGAQRGHVPIVFLTARDATEDKLRGLTSGGDDYVTKPFSLEELVARIRVILRRTGQQADDGAVLQFEDLEMDEDTREVTRGGAPVELTDTEYRLLRFFLRNPRRVLTRAQILDHVWDYDFGGDARVLETYVSYLRKKLDAAVGGDAPALIHTARGVGYALRAPRR
- a CDS encoding HAMP domain-containing sensor histidine kinase, coding for MSLRARLTLTLFVITAVAMVGLAAITYTSQRSALIDQVDASLWSMGQGVQAELWRENRPVGARAAWGPGEDADDVHRGPNLQPGTYGECRDAAGRAVGDSVGPLPVYGAPSTSIPRPQLPAVLRGERTFTSGAVGDDDLRYRVLVTPVRAGPGPGGPARSASWTADGEPVAYAVSAVPLADVDATLSRLLRTEAMVIGGALALLVALAWLIVRVGLRPLDRMATTAGEIAAGRLDQRVEETAPGTEVGRLGRALNGMLGRLERAFREREASEERLRQFLSDASHELRTPLASIRGYAELFRVGAVREEQDVRKAMGRIEDEAARMGTLVEELLVLARLDEEPERSVSPVDLSTLAEDAVEDARATAPDRAITADVSGEAVVLGDDGQLRQVLANLVRNALVHTPDGTPIEVAVRRAGTDVELHVRDHGPGLPTDDPQAIFGRFWRSEGGRTRGRGGAGLGLAIVAAVVEAHGGTVGARDADGGGACFVVRLPAAPDDDGADATGDAA
- a CDS encoding RNA polymerase subunit sigma-70 translates to MSPTSTTDRDAFEAQVRRHARELHVHCYRMTGSLEEAEDLVQETFLRAWRKRGQLADRTALRAWLYRIATNACLDALDKRPRAATADGEILWLQPYPDALLDELPSGDDGPEAATVAKETIELTFLTAIQHLAPLPRAVLVLRDVLDLSARETAEILETTVASVNSALQRARAGVREHLPEPRAEWRPGQEGSAAQRDLLARYVAATERVDLQALLPVLHEDLRFSMPPQPGTWDGRDAVVQAWIDGGFGTEAFATLRCLVTACNRQPAVAAYVRAPGTDAFRPLALDVLRVEDGRVREIVTFDGALFGRLGLPATVPA